The sequence AagcaaaatgcatgttctggttgtgcccccaattccctgtTTGCCTTACTAAATAGTATATAGGACACTATAACGTTAGGAACTTTGTATTACTCATGCTATAATgttcatttaaagtgacagtgcattACAGCAAAAGCTGTTGGGATACATAATATGACACAGCAGCAGCAAAGTGACGTGCAAGAAAATAGAACAATAAGTGTAGCAGCCAAGGTAATCTGTCGTGACACCAGTCAAACATTTGTCACCATGCCTTATAGCTTGCAAGAGGTTTGTGTGGGTGGTAAAACATATAGCATTTCTGAAAAACACAAAGAGTTTTCCTTAAAAAAGTGTGCATACTCCTAAAACTTAACTTTTCTTCTTATGTTAAAATATAGACTGCGAAATAGCAAAATACTTGGTATTAGAAAAGTTGGCTGAAACACCAATCATGgtttttcagccttttagtaaatAGTAAATAGCTTCCcgcgggaattagggagctatctactaagcagctgcaaaatGCAGCCGcgatcggatcggaatttcattcattcgaatgaaattttgTACTGAACAAAAGCCctgaatttcatcctaacacgaatggacgaTTGCTTTCTTTCTGATAGGGCAAGATTCTGTAGTTTTGCCGGCTTCCGGGAATACGGAAAGGAGGCATCGCAagaacacggaggaaaggtgagaattgtgggaaaatttctctgaccaccccctgagagaggaagagaagaggaagtgattggaaaaaggtaagtttggcatgacagtgccgctttaatggagCTCTAGCCCATATTAATTTTACCCATTTAACTTTATCCATATAAAGAAAGCATGGAGTatagaaaaaaacttttatttttgaaTATATGGTAAATACTATAAAAGAtgcttatttttaatctttatgttGCTGTGTCACTTTAAATGATACACACATTTAAATGGAACGCATGAATGTGCAATTTGCAGAAATCATTTTAGGGAGAAAGTATAACCACATATTGTGGGGATGGACAAGAATTAGAACGAAGCGTGGAAAAACTGTGTTGAAACCCACAATGAGTTCCATTTAAAAGATTGCAAGCTCCTTCCAGGCCAGCATGGGAAAAATCTGTTGGAACGCAGTATGCATTCCATTTAGAGGAAGTTGTCCGAAAGTTACAGAAGTCATGACAACACCAACGAAGGTACATTGACTGTGTGAGTGATGCTCTAACGACACAGGTTGGAACGCACGATACGTTCCAACCCgcaaacccagaactggaaaGGACCCAGAAGCAGGCCTTTTTGAAGAAGGGAAACAACAAGGAACTTTATACCAACCGAGGAAGCCCCAGTGAGAGGGCAAAATGCATTATGGACAGTGTATTGGACATTACTAGGAAAATTTCTGGACCATTTGGAAcccaatgttatttatatttttaatatagataACAATGCTCTGTTAAAACTATACCAAGCTTGATCATAACTGGAATTTTTAAAGGATATGGAGCAAAGCATGTTCTGATGCCTCAAGGTTTAAAGGTGCATTCAACTTCATGGGCAGCTGTTGCACTTATTCTTATGGACAAGATCTGCAAAGCTACATGGTTTTCCCAGCTTGCTCTCCTCTGTAACTGTCAACTGGATGTCAGAGTGTCTAAGGTCTCTAGAAATTGAGAATTTGGTTCAGCAGTTCTTTCTGCTTCTTGATTACTTAAATACACtgattacaaataataataataataataataataataataataattattattattattattaataaagtgctAACAGagatgtatttgcaacaagacaagctggatgcacaggaacagatggtgttgagggccctgctcaaatgaacttacatttcaaagggagtggggtaaagtggcacaagtGGAAAGGGAAGAATGTGTTTACGGGAAAaggtaggttgctagaatagtgaAGGGTTAGTTTTTGCATGACACAATTACAGGAGATGAAGCAGGGTGGATAACCAAAGTACAGGGAGGGAaatctattaacagtttaattgatatacttTCTTAAAGAAGTGAGGCTTTATTTAGATTTTGAAGGAACTGAGACTTGGTGAGTCTAACGGAGCAGGAAGTGACATAGGATGGgaacagccctagagaagtcttgaaagtGGGCGACAGAGGTGCGTGTACAAACAGGTAGTAGACGCATATCTTCAGAAGAGAGTAATGCCCTGAATGGGACATGGTGTATCCGTGAGGATAGGTAGGCAGGAGCCACGTTATGTAAAGATTTGTAAGCCAGCACCAGATTTTTTAATTGAGCCTATATCTTACgtgaagccagtgtaaggactgacagaggggagggatgcgaggtgcaggcagacaggaagatgagcctcgtagCCGCATTCGTTATAGATTGTAACAGGGCCAGCTGTGAatgtgtaagaccactgagaagcatattgcagtagtcaaggcaagagataAAAGCTGCACTGACTAGCACCTTGGCCGCATCCAGCGTTCGATATGGGTGAATCAAAATATGTTCTTGAGGGGTTAAGGAAAGGTCatagtcaaaaagaacacctaggcaggaAGCCTGTGAGGTATTGctgatggtagtgccattgacttggaggaaaACAAACAAGGAAGTagaaacacttgagggaggaaaggtgAGCagctctgttttggacaggaTAAGCTTAAGAAAATGATCGCCACAACATTTAAACAACTGACAGGTAATATGAAAAacattgtttatatattattacaatggcacctgtcaatgggtgggatttatgagtgtctgagtgtatatgacaagggccaaatagggaTGGCTCTGATGACTTggtcaaagcatctccaaaatagcaagtattcccggtatgcagtggttagtacctaccaaaagtggtgtaaGGAAAGACAACTAGtaaaccagcatcagggtcatgatTCATTGATGAATGTGGCGTCTGATCTGATTACAAAGAAGAGTCACTGTAGCTCAAGCTGCTGAAAAatgtaaatgaacactatagtcataacacaactatagcttaatgtagtgttctGGTGTGTACATTATGTCCCTGCAGAGGGATATACTGtccagaaaaaaggcagtgtttacacctcTACTGTAGTCACTCAGATGTCTACTAGAGGCGTATCCTGGGTCAGTgctcacaatgtgcagcactaacgttcagcgtcttcatgcTCTCCATGGAAATCCATTGATTcacagcatctctatgaggatatgctgattgggcAGCATAGTGTTCTGCCGTGCATGaacaatagcctctcaatgctttctaaagggaaagcattggattggctggatcgtcaattttgatgatctcagccaaggaggtggagcggAGACAGCCAGGAATCTATGTTTGTATTACTGACACTACAGCATTCCTTTAAAGCTGATtatgatagaaagatgtcagaacacactGTACATCGTAGTTTGCTGCATATGAGGCTGCGTAGCTGCAGAACAGTCAGAGTAcctatgatgacccctgtccacctccgaaaatgccttcaatggggatgtgagcatcaaagctggaccatagagcaatggaagaagatcGCATGGTATACGGAATTGCACTTTCTTTTACATGAGGTAGATGGTTGAGTACGTGTTTACATTTACCtgggaagagatggcagtagGATGCACTACAGAAACAAGGCATGTCGGCAGAGACAGTGTTATGTCTTGGGCAATGTTTTGTtgggaaaccttggatcctggcattcaCATGTATTTGTACACCCTTTCATGGCAAATGGTGTtccttgatggcagtggcctaTTTCAGCAGGATAAATCTTACTGCAACATTACAAAACTGTTCCGGAATGGATTGAGGAACTTGACAAAGAGTTTGATGTATTTCCTTAACCTCCAAATTTTGATCTCAATCTGACTGAGCATCTGTGAAAtgagctggaacaacaaatctgacccATTTAggacccacctcacaacttgcaggatttaaaggatctCCTGCTCATGTCTTCCTGCCAGATAACAGCATCAGAATGGTTTCAACAGCACTATGGAGATCTACACAATATTATGTAGAATtttgtagctgatcagtgtatacgtTCTTGAGCAGCATTTTTGTatagtgattttttattttatttgatatatattCTCTCCCTTAGCTTGGGTTTTTGCATGTCCTTAGAGAAGTGGTGCCATGGCCAGAAGAAGAGAGAATTAACTCATATTTACTGATATTTTCCTTTGCCAATGATGTGCCATGGCTGCACTATGCTCCCTCCCTGGTTGTGTGGTTTGTTATAAACTGGGGTATTTAGGTCACTGGATAGGAATTCATAGATAAATTATTTTTTCCTGTCCCGTGGAAAGGAGGCGGAGCTAACCCAGGAGTAGTGCTGCCTTCGTCCATTGCTGAGAAGGAAAAATATCAGTAAGTATGAGTTAAAGTTTATATACACAAATCAGTGCATATAGGATAATGTATATGTGAGGTTATAGATCACTTGGGGGGAGGGAACAATAATATAtattcagatatatatatatatttttttattaacatcacTGCTTTCTTATCTGTACCTTGATATTTTTAACGTTTTTCTGTCCAACTGACATGTTTggttttgtttccattaaataatgtactaaaaaaataaattgaaatattACTTCTCAGGACCCATAACATAATTCGGAATCAGGGGGTGTTATTTTTGCAATCTGGTTTGTAATGAAGAGGTTAACACACAGCTAAACAATGAATGCCAATTTTTTTCTGAATGTACTTCGTATTTATTGCCTCTAGTAATTAGCATTTTATTCTAAAAATGTGTCCGGTCTGATTGTACTGACATATTGAACTGAGTGAGGGGAGAAATATAAAActgatgaagattttttttttcaacttgtaaCTAGACTATAAAAATCTATCTCTATAAAGTCTCAAAATACAGAGTTGTCTTTACTTTCTCTAAATCTCTAAGTGGAAGAAACATCTTGAAATATATACCCTCAGCAGATTTGAATTCTAGAGATTCTGTTTGCACATAATGTTTACAGGCAGTTTGCGATTGCTCGCTGCACCAGAGCATTTGCATAGAAATCTGAAGAGAGGAGCTGGAGATATTTAGGAAGACATGAGAGAGATTTTTCTATACTGGAAAGGACATTCAGACACCTTTAGAGAAAATGGATCTTCTACTGATAACATTTGTTGTAGCATGGATATCCTGTATGTATTGTTTTCTACATCCTTTATATAAAGTCATATTGCTTATTGTGataaaatattaacttttttttctctttttcttttagatgttgacTCGCAGACTCCACTGCTAACACCAGCTGTTCTTTCAATGAATAAAGGAGTAACCACCATATTTAACTGTGATGTTGGAGTTAAAAACAATCATTTTACAGTTTTCTACCGACAGTCACCAGGAGAGGTCCCGCAGGTTTTGCTATATCAtcaccatacatacacagaacctAGATATGGACCTGGAATGTCATCAGCACATTATGGCTGCACAATAAACAGTGCTGGGACACAGTATCAACTGGTTATTAAAAACACAGACACCTCGGATACTGGTTTACTTTACTGTTCTAAATATTATGATAATGTAGGATCCCACTGTGATAAACAGCTCAACAAAAACCTAGCAGATGTTGTGgcagactgtgggcagaagtcattttaaattaaaaaaaggaaatcctCACCCCTTCCACAAACACATCCAGTCTATAGCACCAGTGACTACCCTTCACTTAAAAAACAGTATTCTAGCAGCAGCAGGAATAATTTAAATAGACTTTTCAAAAAAATGAAAGAGTGGAACAGGTGAGTGGGTCTACAATTGTCCATTTGCTTTCTCCTGTCATTTTATTGGAAAAtcatttttttctaattaaattACATTTGCTTGTCCCCTTTCCAATTTCTTTAAATgtctttcattgtagtggtttcacCTTGTCTGGCTTAGTCTTGTAGTGCCTGCTTCCTCTGCAGACTCAGTTGGCAGAAGCTGAGCAAAGAAAGTCAGTCATGCTACCGATTGGATGTATGGGAAGCGTTTGTTCTTCTCAGGGTGGAAGAGTGAGTGGGTTCTCAATTGTCCATGACCACTTGCTTTTtctaagaaaaataaattaccatcctttttttccagtgtagaaaaaaaaaacagtgccatATCAGCTTCTGCTAATTGCACCTTCGGGGATTGAGGGCATAGACACACTGAAAGACTCAGTTAGGAAGAGCAAAATTATTACTATCAAAGGCTTTTGAAAAACAGGGAAAATGTATCAGGTCtaattttatttcaatatttatttatttacaagggTCAACAAAATAATGACCACCAGCACCaccaccacatttttttttttttttttgaattctttatttttgttgtgcatgcatATAACACGggcaggtaagaggtgccccaagagcatTCCTCTAGCTTATCCACTTTCAAAACGAGGAGCACAAAGAAAGCAAGCACATTTTAAAGTATTAACTGTAATAAGTTGAAACAGTCGCTTTTGCGTGTAGCGGTATGATTAGTTAGACAGGCTAGATCTGTGCTTCGGCTATGCTCGTGGTAGCAAGAACATCATCTTTATAactagtaaaattaaaattacagcGAGGAGCACAAATAAAGCAAGCACATTTTAAGGTATTAACAATAATAAGTGGAAATAGTCGCTTTTGCGTGTAGTGGTATGATTAGTTAGGCTAGATCTGTGCTTCAGCTATGCTCGTGGTAGCGAGAGCATCATCTTTATaacaagtaaaattaaaattacagcGAGGAGCACAAATAAAGCAAGCACATTTTAAAGTATTAACAATAATAAGTGGAAATAGTTGCTTTTGCGTGTAGCGGTATGATTAATTAGACAGGCTAGATCTGTGCTTCGGCTATGCTCGCGGTAGCAAGAACTTCATCTTTATAACAAGTAAAATCAAAATTACAGCGAGGAGCACAAACAAAGCAAGCACATTTTAAAGTATTAACAATAATAGGTTGAAATAGTCGCTTTTGCGTGTAGCGGTATGATTAGTTAGTTAGGTAGGTTAGATCTGTGCTTCGGCTATGCTCGTGGTAGCAAGAACATCATCTTTATAACAATTAAAATTACAAAGTGATTGCCTACGCCTAGTCTTAAATCAACAGAAAGATTCAACGGCAAGCTGTCTAAATCGATAGGAGAGATCAGTGTCTGCAGAGTGGCGGTGACTAAGCCCCCTATTTTCTTCTAAAGGTTAAAAATGGAGTGAGGATGGTTTTGTTTTAAATGGGATTCCAAGGTCCCTTAGTGGGGGATGTTATGGCTGATGGGGGCTTGCGCAGGAAGATACCTGCTTGTGTGCGATAGTGGTGTGGGTGCTTGATGGGTTAATGACATGGAAAACAGTAGTGAGCTACGTCCGCCTATTGAGTTCTAACTTATAGAAACATATttgaaaaataacaataacatgCAAACCATGATAAACCTTGTGTATGTCAGTTGAGTGCTATGTTAGGCTCATGCCTCTGGGTGTTAGGCAGGTTGACTGCTCAGGGAAAGGGCTTTTCTGGCATGTGCACTGTAAGTCAATCACCAACGCGCTGTTAACAGTGCATAAAACATTAGATGAGCAGGTGGCATACAAGCATACAAGAATCCGTTGCATAAGGCCCTCTAGCCTAGGTATTGGCGCCATTATCAGGGGTGCTAGATTGTTACATTACAGGCTAAACTAAGTTGCTAGTAAACATAGCATGCAAAAGTAATCCGTAAATGTCCCCGTGAGTCCAGTGTCTGAGGCAAAGACAAATGAGGTACCCTTTCGGGAAAACAAAATAATCCATGAACATTAATAGCGGTACATCTTAACAGAAACCTGACGGGAGTTCCCAGCCAGGCTAGGGTAGCCTGGGGACCTCAGGCTTCTAAATGACCCCCTGCACGATATTTCTCACTGTGTGGCCGGTTGTGTGGTCGCCAGTCCCTGATTATGTGGTAGCTGCATCGTATGGGTCGGGTGTTAGTCCTTGCGGCATGAATGGGATAGTTCTCGCCGGGTCCCAGGAGTGTGTGGGCGAGGTGGTGCTGTGCTGGCCCGTCTGGGTGAGGGAGTCCGGAGGGAGGCCCAAAGCCTGTAGCAATTGTGCCGCGTCGGCGGGGTCCTGTATCTTGTGGTATTCCATTCCTTGGCGGACCGCCAGCGTGTGTGAAGGCCGCCAGCGGTATTGGAAGCCATGTTTTCGGAGCAGTGCGGTAAGCGGTCGGAATGAGCGCCGCCATGCCAGGGTCATATTCGAGAGATCCGCATAAAAGCTTAGTGTCATGTCTTCGAATCGGAGAGGTGGTTTACCCCTTAGGGCTTGGAGGACTGTCATTTTATCTTGGAGGGTGTGAAAAACAACAATTAAGTCCCTGGTAGCCATAGCCGGTGCGCTAGGCGGCTTAGGAACTCTGAAGGTGCGGTCAGGGCTGATGCCTTTAACTTGTGTGTTTGGCAGAATGGCTACCAGGAGCCGTCCAACTACCTGTGGAAGCTCTGCATCCGGTATGGCGTCTGTAACCCCTCGAATCTTCAGGTTGGTTCTCCGCCTGGCGTCTTCATAGTCTGCGAGGCGGTGTTCGTGGTAACGCTGATGTGTTTGCAGGTCGCTCACTGCCCGCTGAAGCTCACCAATCTCTCTGGTGTGGGTCGAGGAGGCTCTTTCAAGGGTGCCTATGCGAGTCGTCAGGCCCTTCAGATCTCCCCGTACCGCtgttatgtctttttgcagggtcgTTTGGAGGTCGGTAAGTAATTGTTTTAGGACCGCTGTAGTTACCGGAGCTGAGTCCGGGTTAGGTTTATGCTGTTGCGGGGGTTGTCCCGTTGTAGGGGTCGGTGGGTATTCATCTTCAGAAAGGCCATCGGAAAAGtcggagcagcctccgtggagcgccgccatgttgGATCCGCCTGGGCCTCTCGCCTGTCTCCACATGTCCCCGATGGTGAGCCCTGGGGTGGGTTTTTCCGcgtatattttctttgtttttcgcCCCATGGTGTTGGGAGCGGTTAGGGGGACTTGTTGTGTATTTGGGGGTCTATTCTCGGGTGTTATCCCCCAGATTTCTTCGTTCGTGACCCGGAGCTCTCGTTTATTGCGGCCGCTTGCTcctgcagtcaggctccgccccccccccaccaccacattTTAAATACTTTTCTTTTTACATAAAAAACCTACCACAATAGTCcactaaccccttaaagacagcggatgtactaggtacgtccaacaaaaaacggtccttaaggaccatggACGTACCAAGTACGTCCGTGGTCCATATATGGGTGCTTGAAgccgctctaagggtattgcagtgatgcctcgatgtcgaggaCTCCTGCAATACCTCTTCTGACTGCCGGGCCGTCGAGTGATCAATGTCATCTACCCTAAGCACAAGAGTATAATCTCTTTGCAGAAACACTGACCTTGAAATAAGATGGCCTTACTTATAGGTATTGGCAAGAGGTATACTCCGTATATTTGTTTTTCTCAAACCACCAGATCAATTTAACCCCCCTAAGGACTGCAgatgtactaggtacgtccaacaaaGAACGATCCTTATGGACCGTGGACATACTAGGTAAATAAGAgcttccagccactctaagggtattgcagcgatgcctcgatgtcggggcatcctgcaatacctctcctgactGCTGTGCTGCCGAGTGATTGCTCCccaggagcgatcacttccgggttacCCTAAAAGGCGCCTGGCAGtatagcagagcatcggaagccatcaggcaggcttccgatgctctgcctgtgtgctgagtgccttgatggtttgaggcactcagtgaagacttaaataaaatcaataaaaaaatgttttaataaatgtattaatctccctccctcctccaagTCATGTGGCTTTCAATATGGCGCTGCTTTTCTAAAGCAGAATGCTAGAAAAAGATGCAGAATCTGTttcaagagggggcagagaaaggacaccgtcttttactgtcctgattgccctggacagcctaGAATCTGTATTGGGGACAGCTTCAAGCAATATCACACACTggtccattttttaaatttattttacatttgacgttttttgtttttatttcggTTACGTTTActgtttgagttttttttttttaacttttactgCGCCAGACTATATTTATGATCAAGTTCAACTTATGCATGGGGGCATGAgtgtactcaggaggccttgTAGAAAACATcctggggtgttttcttgcaataatcaacAACAGACTCCcctaaatcacacacaaatgtgtgagtaaaaatgaaaattgaaaaactACCATCACACAAACTAAAAGTTATAGGGGGGAACAAGTCCACTGGTTTTATTTATCCcttgctccaagcaccataaaacaCTGAAGAATGCTTGAACTAGCTGTGGAAGATGAAGCTGCAGTGCCAATGAAAGTGGCAGCAGAAGTTATAGCAGCATGAAAAGCATGAGAATAACTCAATTACTTCCTGGGTGGTACATCAGACATAATGCACATGCTGCTAATTCTAACATCCGGagacgaaaagaaaaaaaaacagcctctTCTCCATTCCATACTCTTTTTTCTGGTGCTAGGAACAGCATTTCTAATCATGAATCATAGCAAACATGagtcttttatttacattttttgcagTTCAGAAGTCAGAATTTCAGCCAATCACCTGATTAGCCCGATTTTGGAACAAATTGCAGTCTAGAACTAAAATTTGAAGTTTCCACCTGGAACCCACATTGCTTCCAGAGTAAAATCTGGCAGTACCCACAGTGAATTAAGTGGAAGACAAGCGAAGACTAATAGGTCATTTTTTTAATTCCAATGTTATCCAGGGATTTTCTGACAGTCATAGGTTGGATAGAGAAAAAAGTGGACTGATGGGTGGTGGATATAAACAATCTGCCTCCCCAAAAGACCTGGTATCTTTATAGAAAGAGCTCCTCTGTCATAGATAAATATCAGAGTAGTGTGCAGagagccaaa comes from Pelobates fuscus isolate aPelFus1 chromosome 5, aPelFus1.pri, whole genome shotgun sequence and encodes:
- the LOC134611593 gene encoding immunoglobulin lambda-1 light chain-like isoform X10 — its product is MDLLLITFVVAWISYVDSQTPLLTPAVLSMNKGVTTIFNCDVGVKNNHFTVFYRQSPGEVPQVLLYHHHTYTEPRYGPGMSSAHYGCTINSAGTQYQLVIKNTDTSDTGLLYCSKYYDNVGFVFSASSKLIVTVDKFPEPAINVFAPYVEDHSTKDNQVITCHVRKMSVSLVNVKWIKDGTTIQDGVSTSQPTRDTDNTFSLSSYLTIPASDLNKDSIYSCWVQQEGSSSFTSQGINLSQC